Genomic DNA from Candidatus Neomarinimicrobiota bacterium:
GACATCCCGCGCCAGGATATCGCGCAGAGTGTAGTAGTTACCCAGCGACTTGCTCATTTTCTTCCCGTCGACAATGAGGTGCTCACTGTGGAGCCAGAAGTTCACAAAGGGGGTGGACTTGAGGCTCTGGCTCTGGGCAATCTCGTTTTCGTGATGGGGAAAAATGTTGTCGACACCGCCGCAATGAATGTCAAAATGATCGCCCAGCAGGTGGGTGGACATGATGCTGCACTCCATGTGCCAGCCGGGGCGCCCCTTACCCCAGGGGGATGGCCAGGCGTTGTCCCCATCGGTCTCTTTATGGGCTTTCCACAGCGCAAAATCGCGCGCCTCACCCTTCTCGTAATCGTCCTGAGCCACCCGCTCACCCGCTCGGAGCTGATCGGGATCCAGGTTGGCCAGACGGCCGTAAGGGGGAAAGGACGATACGTCAAAGAAGACGGAGCCGTCCTCAGCCACATAAGCGTGGCCGTTGTCCACCAGCTGCTCAATGGCTGCCACCATCTGTGGTATGTACTCGGTGGCGCGGGGAAGATGATCCGGCGGTAGCAGATTGAGGGTTTTGGTATCCTCAACAAACTGCCGCGTGTAGTAGTCGGTCAGCTCGGCCAAGGTCCGCCCCTCGCGCAGGGCGCGCTCAATGGTCTTGTCATCCACATCGGTAATGTTCATCACGTGTGTGACGCGGAAGCCCTGATAAATAAGGTAGCGCTTCAGCAGGTCCTCAAAAATGAAGGTGCGCAGATTGCCGATGTGGGCCATATCATAGACGGTAGGACCGCAGGTATACAGTGCCACTTGGCCCGGCCGGATGGGCTCGAAAGGCTCCCGGCGGCGGGACAACGTATTGCTGAGCCGCAGCGCCATCTACGCCGGCACCGATTCGGCCAGAGCCAGTTGCGCAATGCGGTCCAGCAGAGCCTCGAAGTCCATACCGGCGGCGGCGGCGGCCATGGGGGTCAAGCTGTGATCTGTCATGCCGGGGAGCGTGTTGAGCTCAAGGCAGTAAAACCTGTCTTTGGGATCGAGGCGCAGATCGACGCGGGCATAGTGACGGCAATCGAGCTCGGCATACAACCGCTGGGCGGCGCCCTGTATGGCCACGGCCAGTTTGAGGGGCAGCTGGGCCGGGACCGTGTAGGCGCTCATGCCTGCGGTGTACTTGCAGTCGTAATCGTAGAGTTGATGTTCGGGTTCAATTTCCACGATGGGCAGCGGGCGCTGGTCCAGGATGGTCACGGTGAGCTCCCGGCCAGGGATATAGGCTTCCACCAGCACTTGCTGGTCAAACTCGTGGGCCAGGGACAAGGCGGGCGCGAGACCGGCCTCATCATCGACGATGGTGAGGCCCACCGTGCTGCCCTCGCCGTTGGGCTTGACCACGACCGGATAGCCTTGCTGCGACAGAAAGTTGGTGAGCGCCCCAGCCTGTGCTGCTCCCAGCACGTTGGGGCCATTGCCCGAATCGAGCCGCACCCAGGGAGCCGTAGGGATGCCCGCCGCCAGCATGCGTTGCTTGGCGCTGTGCTTGTCCATGGCCAGCCGGGAGGCAGCGGAAGGCGAACCGGTGTAGCGCAGACCGGCCTCGTCCAGGGCGGACTGAAGAGTGCCGTCCTCGCCTTCGCCGCCATGCAGGGCGATGAATACCAGCTCGAAAGCCCTCAGTCGCTCCACGGTCGCGGCGAGGTGACCTTCGTAAACCACCGGACGGGCATTGTAGCCCAAACTCTGGAGTGCATCCAAAATGCGGCGCCCCGAAACCAGGGAGACTTCCCGCTCAGAATTGACTCCGCCCAGCAAGACGGCTACACGCACAGATTTGGCAGGCGTGATCACGTCA
This window encodes:
- a CDS encoding cysteine--tRNA ligase, with the protein product MALRLSNTLSRRREPFEPIRPGQVALYTCGPTVYDMAHIGNLRTFIFEDLLKRYLIYQGFRVTHVMNITDVDDKTIERALREGRTLAELTDYYTRQFVEDTKTLNLLPPDHLPRATEYIPQMVAAIEQLVDNGHAYVAEDGSVFFDVSSFPPYGRLANLDPDQLRAGERVAQDDYEKGEARDFALWKAHKETDGDNAWPSPWGKGRPGWHMECSIMSTHLLGDHFDIHCGGVDNIFPHHENEIAQSQSLKSTPFVNFWLHSEHLIVDGKKMSKSLGNYYTLRDILARDVSPEAVRYTLLSTHYRQQLNFTFSKLQESQKAINRLRELARRLGAVVPDQSGAAPEPPDAQVEASMDDDLNIAGALGAIFGWARELFTRMDAGELSGEGARTALDALTRYDNLLGVIFTGSQPAADQRIAELVSAREAARKAGDWERADALRTELREEGIVLEDSPTGTRWRKE
- a CDS encoding D-alanine--D-alanine ligase, coding for MITPAKSVRVAVLLGGVNSEREVSLVSGRRILDALQSLGYNARPVVYEGHLAATVERLRAFELVFIALHGGEGEDGTLQSALDEAGLRYTGSPSAASRLAMDKHSAKQRMLAAGIPTAPWVRLDSGNGPNVLGAAQAGALTNFLSQQGYPVVVKPNGEGSTVGLTIVDDEAGLAPALSLAHEFDQQVLVEAYIPGRELTVTILDQRPLPIVEIEPEHQLYDYDCKYTAGMSAYTVPAQLPLKLAVAIQGAAQRLYAELDCRHYARVDLRLDPKDRFYCLELNTLPGMTDHSLTPMAAAAAGMDFEALLDRIAQLALAESVPA